The Maridesulfovibrio frigidus DSM 17176 genome has a segment encoding these proteins:
- the leuS gene encoding leucine--tRNA ligase, protein MGFGKYNPETIENKWQKAWTDTGAFHVETDTSRPKYYVLEMFPYPSGKIHMGHVRNYSIGDVVARYKRMKGFNVLHPMGWDAFGLPAENAAIKNNTHPAEWTYANIDDMRTQLSRLGYSYDWRREMATCHPGYYKWEQQFFLDFLKKGLIYRKKSPVNWCETCNTVLANEQVEDGLCWRCETVIEQKELSQWFMRITDYAEELLDSLKNLEGGWPERVLTMQRNWIGKSVGAELEFEVADAPSDSDNKIAVFTTRPDTLFGATFMSLAAEHPMVEKLINGKPEAEKVREFVTKVSNLDKIVRSADDLEKEGVFTGSYCINPLNGEKMPIYVANFVLMGYGTGAVMAVPAHDQRDYEFAKKYDIPMQIVIHPKDQNLNLDEMTEAFTAPGVLVNSGDFDGMPNDEAKGAIVSYLGKSGKGKKSINYRLRDWNISRQRFWGSPIPVIYCDQCGIVPVPDEDLPIILPEDAIMNEDGRSPLPQMESFVNTICPKCGKPAERETDTMDTFVESSWYPLRYTSARKEDGPFDPEALDYWLPVDQYIGGIEHAILHLLYARFFTKALRDEGYTKVAEPFKNLLTQGMVLKDGAKMSKSKGNVVDPNSMIQRYGADATRLFILFASPPEKDLEWSDQGLEGSSRFLNRIWRLAEGLEGLISPVGACAKPEGFELSSDAKKLRRKEHETVNRASRDMENKFQFNTVIAATMELVNEMYALKDTLVESKDGKFALSSAFSTVLTVLAPITPHLCEELWEIMGYEGIVAAAAWPEYDESALITDELLIVIQVNGKMRAKISVPASASKEDIEKESIAHENVVKFIEGKTVRKVIVVPGKLVNIVAN, encoded by the coding sequence ATGGGCTTCGGGAAATACAACCCAGAAACAATCGAAAACAAATGGCAGAAGGCTTGGACCGACACAGGCGCCTTCCACGTAGAAACAGATACATCTCGTCCCAAGTACTATGTCTTGGAGATGTTTCCGTACCCTTCAGGTAAAATCCATATGGGTCACGTGCGCAACTACTCCATCGGAGACGTTGTTGCTCGTTATAAGAGAATGAAAGGCTTCAACGTCCTTCACCCAATGGGCTGGGATGCTTTCGGTCTGCCTGCTGAAAATGCAGCGATCAAAAACAACACCCATCCTGCTGAATGGACCTACGCCAATATCGACGACATGCGTACTCAGCTATCCCGTCTAGGTTATTCATATGACTGGAGACGTGAGATGGCGACCTGTCATCCCGGTTATTACAAATGGGAACAGCAGTTCTTCCTAGATTTCTTGAAAAAAGGTTTAATTTACCGTAAGAAATCTCCGGTTAACTGGTGCGAAACCTGTAATACTGTCCTTGCGAACGAACAGGTTGAAGACGGCCTTTGCTGGCGTTGTGAGACTGTTATTGAACAGAAAGAACTGTCCCAGTGGTTCATGCGTATTACCGATTATGCAGAAGAACTCCTAGACAGCCTCAAAAATCTTGAAGGCGGATGGCCTGAAAGAGTTCTGACAATGCAGCGCAACTGGATCGGCAAAAGTGTCGGAGCAGAGCTTGAATTTGAAGTTGCCGACGCACCAAGCGACAGCGATAACAAAATTGCTGTATTCACAACCAGACCAGATACACTTTTCGGTGCAACCTTCATGTCTCTTGCCGCTGAGCATCCCATGGTGGAAAAGCTCATCAACGGCAAACCGGAAGCTGAAAAAGTCCGTGAATTCGTGACTAAAGTTTCCAATCTAGACAAGATTGTCCGCTCCGCTGATGACCTTGAAAAAGAAGGTGTGTTCACGGGATCATACTGCATCAACCCGCTTAACGGCGAAAAGATGCCTATCTACGTGGCAAACTTCGTACTCATGGGTTACGGAACTGGCGCAGTTATGGCCGTTCCAGCACACGATCAGCGCGACTATGAATTTGCGAAAAAATACGACATCCCGATGCAGATAGTCATTCATCCTAAAGATCAAAATTTGAATCTTGATGAAATGACAGAAGCTTTCACAGCCCCTGGAGTTCTCGTTAACTCAGGTGACTTTGACGGTATGCCGAACGATGAAGCTAAAGGCGCGATTGTCAGTTACCTTGGCAAAAGCGGTAAAGGCAAAAAATCGATCAATTACCGTTTGCGCGACTGGAATATTTCACGCCAGAGATTCTGGGGATCACCGATTCCTGTAATTTACTGTGATCAGTGTGGAATTGTACCAGTGCCGGACGAAGACCTTCCAATCATCCTGCCAGAAGACGCAATAATGAACGAAGATGGCCGCTCCCCGCTTCCGCAGATGGAATCTTTCGTCAACACAATCTGTCCTAAATGTGGAAAGCCTGCTGAGCGAGAAACTGACACCATGGACACATTTGTTGAATCTTCATGGTACCCATTACGCTACACAAGCGCGCGGAAAGAAGATGGCCCATTCGATCCCGAAGCACTTGATTACTGGCTTCCAGTTGATCAGTACATAGGTGGAATTGAGCATGCGATTCTGCATCTGCTCTACGCCAGATTCTTCACCAAAGCTCTGCGTGATGAAGGTTACACAAAAGTTGCTGAGCCGTTTAAAAACCTGCTGACTCAGGGAATGGTACTCAAAGACGGCGCCAAGATGTCAAAATCTAAAGGCAACGTAGTTGATCCAAATTCCATGATTCAGAGATACGGCGCAGATGCAACCCGACTTTTCATTCTGTTTGCTTCTCCTCCTGAAAAGGATCTCGAATGGAGCGATCAGGGGCTAGAAGGTTCTTCCCGCTTCTTGAACAGAATATGGAGACTGGCTGAAGGACTTGAAGGTTTAATTTCTCCAGTTGGTGCTTGCGCCAAGCCGGAAGGATTCGAACTCTCATCCGACGCTAAAAAACTTCGCCGCAAAGAACATGAAACCGTCAACCGCGCTAGCCGTGATATGGAAAACAAATTCCAGTTCAACACAGTTATTGCCGCTACCATGGAACTGGTCAACGAGATGTACGCTCTTAAAGATACATTGGTTGAGTCAAAAGACGGAAAATTTGCACTGTCATCAGCTTTCAGCACAGTACTTACTGTTCTTGCTCCTATTACTCCACATCTATGTGAAGAGTTATGGGAAATCATGGGCTACGAAGGAATCGTTGCTGCCGCTGCATGGCCTGAATATGACGAATCTGCACTCATCACCGACGAGCTGCTCATAGTTATTCAGGTTAACGGAAAAATGAGAGCTAAGATCTCAGTTCCAGCCTCAGCAAGCAAAGAAGATATCGAGAAAGAGTCGATTGCTCACGAGAATGTTGTTAAATTCATCGAAGGCAAGACAGTTAGAAAAGTGATCGTTGTTCCGGGTAAACTGGTTAACATCGTAGCTAATTAG
- a CDS encoding bifunctional 3,4-dihydroxy-2-butanone-4-phosphate synthase/GTP cyclohydrolase II yields MPLCTIEEAIEDIRAGRMVIMVDDEDRENEGDLVCAAEKVTPEIINFMATHGRGLICLAMSGAMVDTLKLPLMAQNNDSQFGTNFTVSIEARDGVTTGISAADRATTILAAVADGVQAEEIVSPGHIFPLRAKDGGVLVRAGQTEGSVDISRLSGLKPAGVICEIMNDDGSMARLPDLKIYAEKHGLKICSTEALIKYRMKFGSHTVTREADAELPTNWGDFKAVAFHSSEDNRTHIALVMGELDPSEPTLVRVHSECLTGDVFGSQRCDCGGQLASAMCMIRKEGRGVLLYMRQEGRGIGLGNKIKAYHLQDQGCDTVEANEKLGFKADLREYGTGAQILVQLGISKMKLMTNNPKKIVGLEGYGLEVTKRVPIEMDACEMNHDYLQTKKDKMGHLLENLKDTKK; encoded by the coding sequence ATGCCTTTATGTACAATTGAAGAAGCAATCGAGGACATCCGTGCAGGACGCATGGTTATCATGGTCGATGATGAAGATCGTGAAAACGAAGGTGATCTCGTTTGTGCTGCTGAAAAAGTAACACCTGAGATTATCAACTTCATGGCCACACACGGTAGAGGTCTTATCTGTCTCGCCATGTCCGGTGCCATGGTCGACACGCTTAAACTCCCACTGATGGCTCAGAACAATGATTCTCAGTTCGGTACCAACTTCACAGTTTCCATTGAAGCTCGTGATGGCGTAACCACAGGGATTTCAGCTGCTGACAGAGCAACAACAATTCTAGCTGCTGTTGCTGATGGCGTTCAAGCTGAAGAAATTGTTTCTCCCGGTCACATCTTCCCGCTCCGCGCTAAAGACGGCGGAGTTCTCGTTCGCGCTGGCCAGACAGAAGGCAGTGTTGATATTTCCCGTTTGTCAGGACTGAAACCAGCCGGCGTCATATGTGAAATCATGAATGATGACGGGTCAATGGCTAGACTTCCTGATCTAAAAATTTACGCTGAAAAGCACGGTCTCAAAATTTGTAGTACTGAAGCTCTTATCAAATATCGCATGAAATTCGGTAGCCATACCGTAACCCGCGAAGCTGATGCTGAACTACCTACAAACTGGGGTGATTTCAAAGCTGTTGCTTTCCACTCCTCCGAAGATAATCGCACACACATCGCATTAGTGATGGGCGAACTTGACCCTAGCGAGCCTACTTTGGTCAGAGTCCACAGCGAATGTCTGACTGGTGATGTTTTCGGTTCACAGCGCTGTGATTGCGGCGGACAGCTTGCATCTGCAATGTGTATGATTCGCAAAGAAGGACGCGGAGTTCTGCTCTACATGAGACAGGAAGGACGCGGAATCGGCCTTGGTAATAAAATCAAAGCTTACCACCTTCAGGATCAGGGTTGCGATACCGTTGAAGCGAATGAGAAACTAGGATTCAAAGCCGACCTCCGCGAATACGGAACCGGCGCACAGATTCTCGTACAGCTCGGAATTTCAAAAATGAAGCTTATGACCAACAATCCTAAAAAGATTGTCGGCCTTGAAGGATACGGACTTGAAGTCACTAAGCGCGTTCCCATCGAAATGGACGCATGCGAAATGAATCATGACTACCTCCAGACTAAAAAAGATAAAATGGGTCACCTTCTGGAAAACCTGAAAGATACCAAGAAATAA
- the lptE gene encoding LPS assembly lipoprotein LptE, whose amino-acid sequence MIATNSVKRLLLLLCLVFFVSGCGYHNSESEPNTLSEKFHEVAISEVTNPTLERWLEPRLRGDLRDEITRRGQLVWVEKSKAEALISLKIISFSNNSRVLGNNDETLKYNSILKVQMKVTDAADGHIIWNSGTVEVTESYYEDEEDTTQDLVVELMIRRLVDRMNQAY is encoded by the coding sequence ATGATTGCCACCAACTCCGTAAAACGACTCCTCTTACTACTTTGTCTCGTTTTCTTTGTCAGCGGGTGTGGCTATCATAACTCTGAAAGCGAACCGAATACACTCTCTGAAAAATTTCACGAAGTTGCCATTTCTGAAGTAACAAATCCTACCCTCGAACGTTGGCTTGAACCTCGACTAAGAGGAGATCTCAGAGATGAAATTACACGTCGCGGACAGCTGGTATGGGTTGAAAAATCGAAAGCAGAAGCGCTCATCAGTCTAAAAATTATAAGCTTTTCCAATAACAGCCGTGTACTTGGCAACAACGATGAGACCCTGAAATACAACTCCATTCTCAAAGTTCAGATGAAAGTTACTGACGCAGCAGATGGTCATATAATCTGGAACTCCGGAACAGTAGAAGTCACTGAATCTTATTATGAAGATGAGGAAGACACTACACAGGATCTGGTCGTAGAACTTATGATTCGCAGGCTCGTAGACCGCATGAATCAGGCCTATTAA
- a CDS encoding acylphosphatase, producing MTKAYHCVVTGKVQGVYFRAWIHDQAVALGLGGWTRNLDDGKVEVLLQGNEDNIAEMKKRLLVGSPLSQVSDLKCGWMDYDTKHDSFEIR from the coding sequence ATGACTAAAGCATATCATTGTGTTGTTACTGGTAAAGTTCAAGGTGTCTACTTTCGTGCATGGATTCATGATCAAGCGGTTGCGCTAGGTCTCGGTGGCTGGACTAGAAATCTCGATGATGGAAAGGTCGAAGTTCTGCTACAGGGAAATGAAGATAATATCGCTGAAATGAAAAAAAGACTGCTTGTAGGATCTCCTCTGTCGCAGGTTTCTGACCTGAAATGCGGATGGATGGATTATGATACAAAGCACGATTCTTTTGAAATTCGCTGA
- the radC gene encoding RadC family protein: protein MKDKPHYHGHRQRLKERLCSNSQNLADYEILELMLGQVLPRQDTKPIAKALLADFDSLSGVFRASDERLKKVKGIGPGVIIFFTLLREFWARMSEEPMFTQNALSSPEAVANAAIARIGNLAIEQFWVALVNNGNKVICWEKLSEGTVDKTAVFPREVVSLALRNNASGVILAHNHPGGDPNPSPEDLSRTMEIASACIELEIRLLDHVIVTADKFFSFKKEGRLQF from the coding sequence ATGAAGGACAAACCACACTACCATGGACATCGGCAGAGATTAAAAGAACGGCTTTGTAGCAATTCTCAAAATCTTGCTGATTATGAGATATTAGAACTAATGCTGGGGCAAGTCCTTCCCAGGCAGGACACGAAGCCAATTGCGAAGGCGCTGCTTGCGGATTTTGATTCTTTGAGCGGAGTGTTCAGAGCTTCGGATGAAAGACTAAAAAAAGTAAAAGGAATTGGACCTGGAGTTATTATTTTTTTTACTCTTCTTCGAGAATTCTGGGCCAGAATGTCTGAAGAACCTATGTTTACTCAAAACGCTCTATCTTCGCCAGAAGCGGTAGCGAATGCGGCAATTGCTCGTATAGGAAACTTGGCAATCGAACAATTTTGGGTAGCACTGGTCAACAATGGCAATAAAGTGATATGTTGGGAAAAGCTCTCCGAAGGAACTGTTGATAAAACTGCGGTTTTCCCTAGAGAAGTTGTTTCACTGGCTTTGAGAAACAACGCAAGTGGAGTGATTTTAGCCCACAACCATCCCGGAGGAGACCCGAATCCATCCCCCGAGGATCTTTCAAGGACTATGGAGATAGCCTCTGCCTGCATTGAGCTTGAAATAAGGTTACTTGATCACGTGATAGTTACCGCTGATAAATTTTTCAGTTTTAAGAAGGAAGGACGTTTGCAATTTTAG
- the holA gene encoding DNA polymerase III subunit delta: MSRPGYIFLTCPDAELLHARISELLESNNSSDFEKKVYWADEDLPSNFWDDLTLQTLFGSSKAVVLRRAHKIKTATWKMLDKALASLSDSSFLFICLEGKWERKGPPVPAVLKKRQCWKFAEKQKWTWQSAGLDEKSIAGFINKWAAKNSITMENPVKNSLIKALPKDARAAKLELDKLELAAGPDKKLLEDHISLIAFSDDMNFFEFMNAISQGGDPIEIWRRVLTNHMEKDSMVFMLTASLTREARALWMMLHGEESSVRLPPFVKKQKMTLATRIGPARIAKLFDIVMEAEIGIKTGNRKPEQALELMVAALTSLFAPTAPNRSRR; this comes from the coding sequence ATGTCCAGACCGGGATACATCTTTCTGACCTGCCCTGATGCCGAGCTATTACATGCGCGCATCAGTGAATTACTTGAAAGTAATAATTCCTCCGATTTTGAGAAGAAAGTCTATTGGGCGGACGAAGACCTACCTTCAAATTTCTGGGACGATTTAACTCTCCAGACTCTTTTCGGCTCCAGTAAAGCCGTTGTCCTTCGCCGCGCGCACAAAATCAAAACAGCCACTTGGAAAATGCTGGACAAAGCTCTGGCATCGCTTTCTGACTCCTCATTCCTATTCATCTGCCTAGAAGGCAAGTGGGAAAGAAAAGGACCTCCAGTTCCTGCGGTATTGAAAAAACGCCAGTGCTGGAAATTCGCTGAAAAACAAAAATGGACATGGCAATCTGCCGGACTTGACGAAAAATCTATTGCTGGCTTCATTAATAAATGGGCTGCCAAAAATTCCATTACCATGGAAAATCCAGTCAAAAATTCACTGATCAAAGCACTCCCTAAAGATGCTAGAGCCGCAAAGCTTGAACTGGATAAGTTAGAACTAGCTGCTGGCCCTGACAAAAAACTTTTGGAAGACCACATAAGCTTGATCGCTTTCTCCGACGATATGAATTTCTTTGAATTCATGAATGCCATATCTCAGGGCGGTGACCCTATCGAAATATGGCGTAGAGTTCTCACTAATCACATGGAAAAAGATTCCATGGTCTTTATGCTCACAGCTTCCCTCACTCGTGAAGCAAGAGCATTGTGGATGATGCTTCACGGAGAAGAGTCATCTGTAAGATTGCCCCCTTTCGTTAAGAAGCAAAAAATGACCTTAGCCACACGTATCGGGCCAGCAAGAATTGCAAAACTTTTCGACATCGTTATGGAAGCTGAAATTGGGATCAAGACTGGTAACAGAAAACCGGAACAAGCCTTAGAGTTAATGGTTGCAGCGCTTACGTCTCTTTTTGCTCCCACTGCTCCAAACCGTAGCAGACGCTAA
- the ribH gene encoding 6,7-dimethyl-8-ribityllumazine synthase gives MSHIKTIEGQLDAKDLKIALISGRFNDFIVERLVGGAVDYLVRHGCDRANITLIKVPGVFEMPVVTKKVAESGKYDGITCLGTVIRGATPHFDYVCSECAKGVAQVSMDNNLPIGFGVLTCDTLEQAIERAGTKGGNKGVEAASAMLETIRVMEQI, from the coding sequence ATGAGTCACATCAAAACAATCGAAGGACAGCTGGACGCAAAAGATCTTAAAATTGCTCTCATCTCAGGTCGCTTTAACGATTTCATCGTTGAAAGACTTGTCGGCGGAGCTGTTGATTATCTAGTTCGTCACGGTTGTGACAGAGCAAATATCACTTTGATTAAAGTACCGGGTGTATTTGAAATGCCTGTAGTTACCAAAAAAGTCGCAGAATCAGGCAAGTATGACGGAATCACGTGCCTTGGAACTGTAATTCGCGGTGCTACTCCTCATTTTGATTACGTTTGTAGCGAATGTGCGAAGGGAGTTGCTCAGGTAAGCATGGACAACAACCTGCCTATCGGATTCGGAGTTCTTACTTGTGACACTCTTGAGCAGGCTATCGAACGTGCCGGTACAAAGGGCGGCAACAAAGGCGTTGAAGCTGCTTCCGCAATGCTCGAAACTATCAGAGTAATGGAACAGATCTAG
- a CDS encoding FmdB family zinc ribbon protein, with protein sequence MPIYEYKCADCGIEFEELVFKRDECPPCPECKSESTGKLISACKFKTGGGADSRDMGEAPSAPAPSSSGSACAGCSGGDCSSCG encoded by the coding sequence ATGCCTATATACGAATATAAATGTGCGGACTGTGGAATAGAGTTTGAAGAACTTGTCTTCAAACGAGATGAATGTCCTCCCTGTCCCGAATGTAAATCCGAAAGTACCGGAAAGTTAATTTCCGCGTGTAAGTTTAAAACTGGCGGCGGCGCCGATTCCAGAGATATGGGCGAGGCTCCATCTGCTCCGGCACCGTCATCAAGTGGTAGCGCCTGCGCAGGATGTTCCGGCGGCGACTGTTCTTCTTGCGGTTAA
- the nusB gene encoding transcription antitermination factor NusB yields MSQTKGLRRKGRILAFQVLYGVSFVPPHGGWTSERIYNQSPAVTRESDEELILYARDLLINVCNTLEELDEVIKSYSKHWKIERIAKVELSILRLAIYELIYKADIPLKVGINEGIEIAKKFGDENSRNFINGILDAVARDIDGGKFSVTKKF; encoded by the coding sequence ATGTCCCAGACTAAAGGTTTACGCAGAAAAGGCCGTATATTAGCCTTCCAGGTTCTTTACGGTGTAAGTTTTGTCCCTCCGCACGGTGGTTGGACAAGTGAACGTATATACAATCAAAGCCCAGCAGTTACACGCGAATCAGATGAAGAATTAATTCTTTACGCTCGCGACCTGCTGATCAATGTTTGCAATACGCTTGAAGAATTAGACGAAGTCATCAAAAGCTACTCGAAGCATTGGAAGATCGAGCGCATCGCGAAAGTTGAACTGTCGATACTTAGACTGGCTATTTACGAACTGATTTATAAGGCGGATATTCCCCTTAAAGTCGGTATCAATGAAGGGATCGAAATTGCTAAAAAGTTCGGAGATGAAAATTCCCGTAACTTTATCAATGGAATCCTCGATGCAGTAGCACGCGACATAGACGGCGGAAAATTCTCCGTTACTAAGAAATTCTAG
- the lon gene encoding endopeptidase La — MKKKKSPIKPLKLKRKEKAKKVTKKHFKSDAGNDQGLNKPPVSPLNVLHDAADLLDETGHMNENIHTDIPSTLPVLAVRDIVVFNYMILPLFVGREKSVNAVEASMTSDRYVLILTQEDESIETPEHDDLYKTGTVCMIMRMLKMPDGRLKVLVQGVSRAKVKRFIGSEPFHVAEIRTISEEEAEPITPQQEALIRSSREQSEKILSLRGISSADIMSVLNNVDEPGRLADLIASNLRMKVPVAQSILECEGPVERLTLVNTQLTQEVEVASMQNKIQSMAKEGMDKAQRDFYLREQLKAIKNELGESHDEAEEMEELKNAIKKAKMPKEVRKEAEKQLRRLEAMHPEASEATVIRTYLDWMTEIPWKKQSRDRLDIIEAKKILDEDHYDIEKVKERILEYLSVRKLNPSMKGPILCFVGPPGVGKTSLGRSIARSLQRKFHRMSLGGMRDEAEIRGHRRTYIGSMPGRIIQGIKQCGTRNPVIMLDEIDKLGSDFRGDPSSALLEVLDPEQNNTFTDHYLNVPYDLSKAMFICTANVLDSIPRPLLDRMEVIRLPGYTEHEKVKIARRYLIARQTKENGLEEDELIMNDETLAKIITEYTREAGLRNLEREIGSVCRKLARKKAEGEKGPFEVTTEVLHKLLGIPRYLEDEKEKVLPPGVAVGLAWTPFGGTILHIEVSAMPGKGKLLLTGQLGDVMKESAQAAVSFARRHAEEYGISPTFHEEMDLHIHVPDGATPKDGPSAGVTLVTALVSALTNIPADPELAMTGEISLRGRVLPVGGIKEKILAAVSLGMKRALIPAQNMRDLEDIPDDLRAMIDITPIERIEEVWPKAKIK, encoded by the coding sequence TTGAAAAAAAAGAAATCCCCGATCAAACCACTCAAGCTTAAGAGAAAAGAAAAAGCTAAAAAGGTTACCAAAAAGCATTTCAAATCTGACGCCGGAAATGATCAAGGGCTAAACAAACCTCCTGTGTCTCCGCTGAATGTACTACACGATGCGGCAGACCTTTTAGATGAAACCGGACACATGAATGAAAATATTCATACGGATATCCCGTCGACTCTTCCGGTTTTAGCTGTTCGTGATATAGTTGTATTTAACTATATGATTCTGCCTCTTTTTGTAGGCCGTGAGAAATCAGTTAACGCCGTTGAAGCCTCCATGACTAGCGACCGCTACGTGCTCATCCTAACTCAAGAAGATGAGAGCATTGAAACTCCCGAGCATGACGATCTCTATAAGACTGGTACAGTCTGTATGATTATGCGCATGCTCAAAATGCCTGATGGCAGACTGAAAGTTCTGGTGCAAGGTGTTTCTAGAGCCAAGGTAAAAAGATTTATCGGTTCCGAACCATTCCACGTTGCTGAAATCAGAACAATTTCAGAAGAAGAAGCAGAGCCTATCACTCCTCAGCAGGAAGCTCTGATCAGATCTTCACGCGAACAGAGTGAAAAAATACTTTCGCTTAGAGGCATCTCTTCCGCAGATATTATGAGCGTACTCAATAACGTTGATGAACCGGGAAGGCTTGCCGACCTAATTGCATCTAATCTGCGCATGAAGGTACCCGTAGCCCAGTCTATCCTTGAATGCGAAGGTCCAGTTGAAAGACTTACACTGGTCAATACTCAGCTGACTCAGGAAGTCGAAGTCGCTTCCATGCAGAATAAGATTCAGTCCATGGCAAAAGAAGGCATGGATAAAGCTCAACGCGATTTTTATCTACGTGAGCAATTGAAAGCCATTAAAAATGAGCTTGGTGAATCTCACGATGAAGCCGAGGAAATGGAAGAGCTGAAAAACGCAATCAAAAAAGCCAAAATGCCGAAAGAAGTGCGCAAGGAAGCGGAAAAACAACTCCGCCGCCTTGAAGCGATGCACCCCGAAGCATCAGAAGCTACCGTTATCAGGACCTACCTCGATTGGATGACTGAAATTCCTTGGAAAAAACAGTCCCGCGATCGTCTTGATATTATAGAAGCTAAAAAGATCCTCGATGAAGATCACTACGATATCGAAAAGGTTAAAGAGCGCATCCTTGAATACTTGAGTGTGCGCAAACTTAATCCGTCAATGAAAGGACCTATCCTTTGTTTCGTGGGCCCTCCAGGTGTTGGTAAAACATCCCTTGGTCGCTCGATTGCGCGCAGTCTGCAACGCAAATTCCACCGTATGTCTCTTGGCGGAATGCGTGATGAAGCTGAAATCCGCGGTCATCGCAGAACCTACATAGGTTCAATGCCTGGCCGCATCATTCAGGGAATCAAGCAGTGCGGAACCCGCAACCCAGTTATCATGCTCGATGAAATTGATAAGCTCGGTTCTGATTTCCGCGGCGATCCATCTTCAGCTCTGCTTGAAGTGCTCGACCCAGAACAGAACAACACATTTACCGATCATTACCTGAACGTGCCTTATGATCTTTCAAAAGCCATGTTCATTTGCACAGCTAACGTTTTGGATTCGATTCCCCGTCCTCTACTTGACCGCATGGAAGTAATAAGACTCCCCGGTTACACTGAGCACGAGAAGGTCAAAATTGCCCGTCGTTACCTCATTGCCCGCCAGACAAAGGAAAATGGGCTTGAAGAAGACGAACTCATCATGAATGATGAAACACTGGCAAAAATAATCACAGAATACACTCGCGAAGCAGGACTTAGAAACCTTGAACGTGAAATTGGATCGGTTTGTCGCAAGTTAGCTCGTAAAAAAGCTGAAGGCGAGAAAGGACCATTCGAGGTCACAACTGAAGTTCTTCATAAGCTGCTGGGTATTCCTCGTTACCTTGAAGATGAAAAAGAAAAGGTACTACCTCCGGGAGTTGCAGTAGGCCTTGCCTGGACTCCATTCGGTGGCACTATTCTTCATATCGAAGTTTCAGCTATGCCCGGTAAGGGTAAGCTGCTTCTGACAGGACAGCTCGGTGATGTAATGAAGGAATCTGCGCAGGCAGCTGTATCCTTCGCTCGCCGTCATGCGGAAGAATACGGCATCAGCCCTACCTTCCACGAAGAAATGGACCTGCACATCCATGTTCCAGACGGCGCTACCCCGAAAGACGGCCCTTCCGCAGGTGTTACACTGGTTACAGCGCTTGTATCTGCGCTAACCAACATCCCTGCTGATCCAGAACTCGCAATGACAGGTGAAATATCCCTGCGCGGAAGAGTTCTTCCTGTTGGCGGAATAAAAGAAAAGATTCTTGCAGCAGTCTCTCTCGGAATGAAGCGTGCTCTCATCCCTGCTCAGAACATGAGAGACCTTGAAGACATTCCTGATGATCTACGTGCTATGATTGATATTACCCCAATCGAAAGGATCGAAGAAGTTTGGCCTAAGGCTAAGATTAAATAG